The genome window AATATCGCTGCCGATATTCAGCTTGGATTTTACCTGTTCGCAGAGTCGTGCAAAATTTGTCATACAGTGAAAGCAAGCCAATTATTTAAACACCGATTGTAATCAATGACCGGAATGATGTGAATTGCAAAATGCATCGGTGGGTTCGTCTTTAGCCGTTGTAAGCGGCAATAAAAATAAATGGTCGATTCGGTTTTCCTTTTTCAAGTCAGGATTAATTTTAATCGGTGTTGAGTTGCGAATTGTCCGCCTCATGCTTATGATTGCGCCACAGTGGTCAGAGAATCAGTTCTCGCAAACCAACGGGTTTGCAAAATCTTTTTCCAACAATAAGGAGAAATGAAAGATGAGAATCAATCGCTTGGTTGCTGCCGGTATGGCTATGTTGGTCAGCGCCTGTTTGACGTTGGCACAGGGAAATTTTCAACGCGGCGCGCAATCGCAACAACCGCAGACGCAACCGCAATCCGAACCGGGACAGCGCCGCGCGCCAATGCCTGAAGAAAAATCATCGGTCACTAAACATAGCGCGCGCATCGGCGGGCAGCAGATTAACTACACGGCAACGGCTGCGACCTACAACATCAAAGCCGATGATGGCACGCCCAAAGCCACTTTCTTTTTTGTCGCCTACACCAAAGATGACACGACAGAATCAGCAAAACGCCCGCTGGCATTTGTCTATAATGGCGGTCCCGGTTCTGCTTCTTCGTACACCCACATGGGATTAGGTCCCAAACGTGTGTTACTCACAGATGACGGGCGCGGCATGCCTGCGCCTTATGCGGTGGTTGAAAACAGTGATTCATTTCTCGATGCCACCGACCTGGTTTTCGTCGATGCGATTTCAACCGGATACAGTCGCCCCGCGCCGGGTGAGAATACTACGCAGTTTTATGGGCTTGAACAGGATGCCAGTTATTTTGCCGATTTCATCTATCAATACATCACGCGCAATGAACGTTGGGCGTCACCGAAATTTTTGATTGGCGAAAGCTATGGCACGACGCGGTCGGCACAACTCTCTTACACGTTGCAACGGCGACATCAAATCTATTTGAACGGCATCGTGCTGGTGTCGGCAGTCGGATTTGGCAATTGGGGAAGCGATGACCGGACGATTTTCTTTCTGCCAACGCTGATTGTGTCAGCGTGGTATCACAAAGCCCTGCCGCCCGATTTACAGAAACTGAGTGTCGAAGAACTGGCACACCAAGCCAGACAATTTGCGCACGGCGAATATGCGGCGGCGCTGGAAAAAGGCGATGAAATATCGCCAGCCGAATATCAGAAAACCGTCAAAAATTTAGCCCGGTTTACTGGGCTTTCGCCAAGATACATCGAGCAAACCAATTTGCGCGTCAGCCCGCAACGCTGGTTCAAAGAATTGCTGCGTGACCGGCGGCAAACCCTCGGTCGCATCGATTCGCGATTCCTTGGAATGGATGCAGATGCGGCGGGTGAACGTTATGAATATGATTCGAGCCTTGCGTCATACGATGGCGCTTACGTTGCGATGTTTCAGGATTATGTGCGCCGCGAACTCAAATGGAATACGGAAATGTATTACACCTTGAGCGGGCGTGTGCAACCCTGGGATCAGGGGCAGCCCGGACAACCGGCTGAAGCTTTGCGTTCGGCAATGACCCAACAAGGCAGTTTGAAAGTGCTGGTGGTAAGTGGTTATTACGATGTTGCGACCCCGTTTAATGGCATCGAACATACGGTCTCGCATATGAATCTGGAACCGGCGATTCGCAAAAACATCAGCTTCACTTATTACGAAGCCGGACACATGATGTACATCGAAAAGAAATCACGCGAGAAGTTGCATAAGGATGTCGCGACGTTTATCAATGGCGCAGCCAAAACCGAAGTCGTGAGTAAACAGTAAACGGTAATTGAATTGAACAACGCGCGCAATTTTCAGCCTGCGATTTTATTCGGCAAATGAAAATCGCAAGCCGCTTTGAATTGAAGATGAGGGATGAAAATTGCGCGTTATTGAATTGAAAGGCGTTTGATGCGAATGAAATGGTTGTTTCAGATGTGTCTCTCTTTTTTTATGGCGATAACCTATTGTCTGGCGGCGCAAACTCCAGCCCCACAACAACCGTCGCGCGCCGATATTTTGCGCGGCGAATACAGCCAGTGGCGCGC of Acidobacteriota bacterium contains these proteins:
- a CDS encoding peptidase S10, which gives rise to MRINRLVAAGMAMLVSACLTLAQGNFQRGAQSQQPQTQPQSEPGQRRAPMPEEKSSVTKHSARIGGQQINYTATAATYNIKADDGTPKATFFFVAYTKDDTTESAKRPLAFVYNGGPGSASSYTHMGLGPKRVLLTDDGRGMPAPYAVVENSDSFLDATDLVFVDAISTGYSRPAPGENTTQFYGLEQDASYFADFIYQYITRNERWASPKFLIGESYGTTRSAQLSYTLQRRHQIYLNGIVLVSAVGFGNWGSDDRTIFFLPTLIVSAWYHKALPPDLQKLSVEELAHQARQFAHGEYAAALEKGDEISPAEYQKTVKNLARFTGLSPRYIEQTNLRVSPQRWFKELLRDRRQTLGRIDSRFLGMDADAAGERYEYDSSLASYDGAYVAMFQDYVRRELKWNTEMYYTLSGRVQPWDQGQPGQPAEALRSAMTQQGSLKVLVVSGYYDVATPFNGIEHTVSHMNLEPAIRKNISFTYYEAGHMMYIEKKSREKLHKDVATFINGAAKTEVVSKQ